A genome region from Tolypothrix sp. PCC 7712 includes the following:
- a CDS encoding sensor histidine kinase — protein MNDSITADLFAALNILVLERINFGTFKVTGTVPNWLRHFCHPKITSGMEVLIPEEQFPFLENFVIDAEEFWQNNSTTKLTSGFWTDRSLSGKEYHFEASAICLNNRKLLLIELLDNSFYEKQSIIQKARENQLVYQQLLKDNQKKEVLIHCIIHDIAGQLSSINCCLALLEFENLTPKGKEHLEVGRQQTIKQEMLIREILNAFSAEMQSLEAFTLDPEQAPNVLASVQEVIKVLSPSFALNDMQLQIASNVDFTADWRVVGDRSRLDRVISNLVENAFRHSPPQSTVEIGLQLDAESVLVTVDDRGTGVEPEFVPTLFQKFSQGKSRSGRAGLGLYFCRITVERWGGKIGYLPLPEGGSRFWFRLLKPKMPN, from the coding sequence ATGAATGACTCTATCACAGCAGACCTATTTGCAGCCTTAAATATTTTAGTGTTAGAGCGAATTAATTTCGGTACATTTAAAGTTACTGGAACAGTACCCAATTGGTTAAGACATTTTTGCCATCCCAAAATTACATCAGGGATGGAGGTATTAATCCCAGAAGAACAGTTTCCCTTTTTAGAAAACTTTGTGATTGATGCCGAAGAATTTTGGCAAAATAATAGCACTACTAAACTCACTTCCGGCTTCTGGACAGACCGCTCCCTATCTGGTAAGGAATATCATTTTGAAGCTTCAGCGATTTGCTTAAATAACAGAAAACTTTTATTAATTGAATTATTAGATAATTCTTTTTACGAAAAACAATCTATTATCCAAAAAGCTAGAGAAAACCAATTAGTTTATCAGCAATTATTAAAAGATAATCAGAAAAAAGAAGTATTAATTCACTGTATTATCCATGATATAGCAGGACAATTAAGTAGTATTAATTGTTGCTTGGCTCTGCTGGAATTTGAAAACTTAACACCTAAAGGAAAAGAACATTTAGAAGTTGGCAGACAGCAGACTATTAAACAAGAAATGCTGATTCGGGAAATATTGAATGCATTCTCGGCTGAAATGCAATCCCTAGAAGCTTTCACACTCGATCCCGAACAAGCACCCAATGTTCTCGCTTCTGTACAAGAGGTAATCAAAGTGTTGAGTCCTAGCTTTGCACTCAACGATATGCAATTACAAATAGCCAGCAATGTTGATTTTACCGCCGATTGGAGAGTAGTAGGCGATCGCTCGCGTTTGGATCGGGTAATTTCTAATTTGGTAGAAAATGCATTCCGCCATAGCCCACCGCAGTCTACAGTGGAAATTGGCTTACAACTAGATGCAGAATCGGTGCTGGTAACCGTCGATGATCGGGGTACAGGTGTAGAGCCAGAGTTTGTACCAACGTTATTTCAAAAATTCTCTCAAGGTAAAAGCAGATCTGGTAGAGCAGGTTTAGGACTTTACTTCTGTCGCATTACAGTTGAACGCTGGGGAGGGAAAATTGGTTATTTACCGCTTCCTGAAGGTGGTTCTCGTTTTTGGTTCCGCCTCTTAAAACCAAAAATGCCAAATTAG
- a CDS encoding non-ribosomal peptide synthetase, producing MYQISLSETNPEQDTLKLPILSATEQQQLLIEWNHTQTDYPKQACIHQLFEAQVAKTPDAVALIFNEQQITYKDLNSRANQLAQYLQILGVGAEVLVGICVERSIEMVVGLLAILKAGGAFVPLDPSYPQERLAFMLSDTNVSVLLTQKDLVTKLPPHNASVICLDKNWDAIFQNSQENLTTNITAENLAYVMYTSGSTGTPKGVCVIHRGVVRLVKETNYLQLTDKEVILQLAPISFDASTLEIWGCLLNGGKLVIAPPHTPSLEELGQIIQHNQVTTLWLTAGLFHLIVDEKIDALKSLRQLLAGGDVLSVPHVQKFLQTVENCQLINGYGPTENTTFTCCYSITAPLQPGASIPIGRPIANTQVYILDDNLQQVAIAEVGELYIAGDGLARGYLNRPDLTAEKFIFHSFDGSSQTRLYKTGDLARFLSDGNIEFLGRIDNQVKIRGFRIELGEIEREIAQHPDVRENVVLALQQETGEKQLVAYIVPHQNSSYTHHQLRSVLQQKLPNYMVPSAFVLLESLPLTANGKVDRHKLPVPSRERPQLEQAYIAPQTDLERQLASILGDLLKIERVGIDDNFFDLGATSISILQVTARIQQELNIELPAVKLFQYSTIGALAKYLQFKQNSQPSSDKLQNRAQRQQAAHARRRHHQQGV from the coding sequence GTGTATCAAATCTCCCTATCTGAAACTAACCCAGAACAAGACACCTTAAAATTACCTATTTTGTCAGCAACAGAACAACAGCAATTACTAATTGAGTGGAATCATACTCAAACCGATTATCCCAAGCAAGCTTGTATTCATCAGTTGTTTGAAGCGCAAGTAGCGAAAACACCCGATGCTGTAGCCTTAATTTTTAACGAGCAGCAAATTACCTACAAAGACTTAAATAGTCGTGCTAATCAACTAGCACAATATCTGCAAATATTAGGGGTAGGTGCAGAAGTTTTAGTAGGAATTTGTGTAGAACGCTCAATAGAAATGGTTGTAGGGCTACTCGCCATTCTTAAAGCTGGTGGAGCTTTTGTACCTCTAGATCCATCGTATCCGCAAGAACGTTTAGCTTTCATGCTGTCTGATACCAATGTATCAGTACTATTAACTCAAAAAGATTTAGTTACTAAATTACCTCCTCATAATGCATCTGTAATTTGCTTAGATAAAAATTGGGATGCAATTTTTCAAAATAGCCAAGAGAACCTAACTACTAACATCACTGCCGAAAACCTGGCTTATGTGATGTATACCTCAGGTTCCACAGGTACACCCAAGGGTGTTTGTGTGATTCATCGTGGTGTTGTGCGGTTAGTCAAAGAAACTAACTATCTTCAATTAACAGATAAAGAAGTAATTCTGCAACTTGCGCCGATTTCCTTTGATGCTTCAACTTTAGAAATTTGGGGTTGCTTACTCAATGGTGGAAAATTAGTAATTGCTCCTCCTCACACACCATCTTTAGAAGAATTAGGGCAGATTATTCAGCACAACCAAGTGACAACTTTGTGGCTGACGGCTGGTTTATTTCATCTCATAGTTGATGAAAAAATTGATGCTTTAAAATCTTTGCGTCAACTTTTAGCCGGGGGTGATGTATTATCAGTTCCCCATGTCCAGAAGTTTCTCCAAACTGTAGAGAACTGTCAGCTAATTAATGGTTATGGCCCGACTGAGAATACAACCTTTACTTGCTGCTACAGCATCACAGCACCATTGCAACCAGGTGCTTCCATCCCCATTGGTCGCCCCATTGCCAATACCCAAGTTTATATCTTAGATGACAACCTCCAACAAGTTGCGATCGCAGAAGTTGGCGAGTTGTATATTGCTGGTGATGGACTTGCTAGAGGCTATCTCAACCGTCCAGATTTGACTGCTGAAAAGTTTATTTTTCACTCTTTTGATGGTAGTTCACAAACGCGCCTCTACAAAACTGGTGATTTAGCGCGGTTTTTATCAGATGGTAATATCGAATTTTTAGGAAGAATTGACAATCAAGTCAAAATTCGTGGTTTCCGCATTGAACTTGGTGAAATCGAAAGAGAAATCGCTCAACATCCTGACGTGCGGGAAAATGTGGTTTTAGCACTTCAGCAAGAAACAGGCGAAAAGCAGTTAGTTGCTTATATTGTGCCGCACCAGAACAGTAGTTATACACACCATCAATTACGGAGCGTTTTACAACAAAAACTACCTAATTATATGGTGCCATCAGCGTTTGTCTTGTTAGAATCACTACCTTTAACTGCAAACGGCAAAGTTGATAGACATAAATTACCTGTACCCAGTAGAGAACGTCCGCAACTCGAACAAGCCTATATTGCTCCGCAAACCGATTTAGAACGTCAATTAGCAAGTATTTTGGGCGATTTGCTGAAAATTGAGCGCGTTGGCATAGATGATAACTTCTTTGATTTGGGAGCAACTTCCATCTCAATTCTGCAAGTTACAGCGCGGATACAACAAGAACTTAATATTGAATTACCTGCGGTGAAGCTCTTTCAATATTCAACAATTGGCGCATTAGCAAAGTATTTGCAATTCAAACAGAACAGCCAACCATCTTCTGACAAGCTGCAAAATCGCGCCCAACGCCAACAAGCAGCTCATGCTCGTCGCCGTCATCATCAACAAGGTGTTTAA
- a CDS encoding type I polyketide synthase has protein sequence MQASDNHDPIDGIAIIGMVGKFPGARNVDELWRNLCEGVESTTFFQDEELDPSIDPNLCQDPSYVKARGTIPGGETFDAAFFGINPAEAVVMDPQARVFLELVYEALENAGYESESFDGLIGLYAGCGQNTYFANNISGRMEIVDRIGEFQTMLANEKDFLTTRAAYKLNLKGPAVSVNTACSTSLVAIIQACQALSNYQCDLALAGGVSMTTPQNSGYIAQEGSMLSGDGHCRPFDVNAQGTMFNNGAGIVALKRLEDALQDGDRIYAVIRGLGINNDGGDKVSFTAPSVDGQAEAIAMAQAYANIHPETISYIEAHGTATPLGDPIEIEALTQAFRVHTDAKQFCAIGSVKSNLGHLVAAAGVTGLIKTALSLYHKKLPPSLNFTAPNPKIDFANSPFYVNTKLVEWPEGETPRRAGVSSFGVGGTNAHVVLEETPEIQSSGASRPQQLLLLSAKTSTALDAATANLQQHLQYNAEVNLADVAYTLQRGRKAFNYRRYVVCHDITDAIASLQSLDPNQVSTRHTEIRNPPVAFMFPGQGSQYVNMGLNLYNREPIFREVVDRCAEILKPLLGRDLREIMYPAPGDRETAAISLKQTFFTQPALFVIEYALAQLWQSWGVKPQAMIGHSIGEFVAACIAGVFSLEDALLLVATRGRLMWELPGGAMLSVRLPAKEVEPRLSAELAIAAINGPSLCVVAGPTEAIASLQQQLESEEIVCRYLHTSHAFHSPMMDSIVAPFAEVVAQVKLSAPQIPFVSTVTANWITSEQATDPMYWANHLLQTVRFAEGVQTLWEQPERVLLEVGPRATTATLARQQAKDIKQQIAIASLADNAENAAEWNALLKAVGQLWLAGVTIDWSNFYQDETRQRIPLPTYPFERQRFWIDPLPHPNRAKTTQPPNPQILEKPATMSSPKQKLIPLLKEVLEETSGLEIAGFDDSTTFLEMGLDSLSLTQVGLALKKKFKVKVTLRQLLEVCPNLGTLADLVNEGLSPETVSALGLTETVAEPTPEAPLPTPVTTSPIVHQVPTNVSAPQQIAAQPVVASSFLETVINQQLQIMTQQLALLGNNNLSLTTPVVPTVSTPQNTVSVTPTQTTKEVKPTVEAESNGAKKAFGAAARIEKTQKTLTTAQRTYLDKFIQRYTKRTQQSKEYTQSHRRYLADPRSVSGFNPTMKEMVYPIVVSRSSGSKLWDIDGNEYVDLSNGFGLNLFGWSPAFITEAIEAQLKLGMEIGPQTPLVGEVAKLMCELTNFDRAAFCNTGSEAVLGAMRLARTITGRNLIAIFSGAYHGILDEVIVRGSKQLRSIPAAPGIPPEKVENILVLDYDSPESLEILKSRADELAGVMVESVQSRRPEYQPKEFLQQLREFTEEADIALIFDEIVTGFRIHPGGAQAHFGIKADIATYGKIVGGGLPIGVIAGTSKYMDALDGGFWQYGDDSVPEVGVTYFAGTFVRHPLALAAAKAVLQHLKQSGPSLQQNLNARTDKFVAEIMRCFQQVNAPFTAYNFGSLFMVKPAPEFIYGDLFFYLMREKGVHIWDHRPCFLTTAHSEADLAFVMTAFKESLAEMQAAGFFATPAEEVTTRSQNEVVVTNNSLRNRPPQPGAKLGRDPQGNPSWYIPDPERPGKYLQVAGVS, from the coding sequence ATGCAAGCATCCGATAACCACGATCCTATTGATGGTATTGCCATTATTGGCATGGTAGGAAAATTTCCTGGCGCTAGAAATGTCGATGAATTATGGCGCAATCTCTGTGAGGGAGTAGAATCAACAACTTTTTTTCAAGATGAGGAATTAGATCCCAGTATTGACCCCAACCTTTGCCAAGATCCTAGCTACGTCAAAGCTAGAGGAACTATCCCCGGAGGCGAAACCTTTGATGCAGCTTTCTTTGGTATCAATCCCGCAGAAGCTGTAGTGATGGACCCCCAAGCCAGAGTTTTTCTAGAGTTGGTGTATGAAGCTTTAGAAAATGCTGGTTATGAATCAGAGTCTTTCGATGGTTTGATTGGGTTATACGCTGGTTGTGGACAAAATACTTATTTTGCTAACAACATTAGCGGCCGGATGGAAATTGTCGATCGCATCGGTGAATTCCAAACGATGCTAGCTAATGAAAAAGACTTTTTAACCACCCGTGCGGCGTATAAACTTAACCTCAAAGGCCCGGCTGTCAGTGTAAATACTGCTTGCTCTACTTCATTAGTAGCAATTATCCAAGCTTGTCAAGCCCTAAGCAACTATCAATGTGATTTGGCTTTAGCTGGTGGTGTATCTATGACTACACCCCAAAATAGCGGTTATATAGCTCAAGAAGGCAGTATGCTTTCCGGTGATGGACATTGTCGCCCCTTCGATGTCAACGCTCAAGGCACAATGTTCAATAACGGCGCAGGAATAGTTGCCCTAAAGCGTTTAGAAGATGCACTGCAAGATGGCGATCGCATTTATGCGGTAATTCGGGGGCTGGGTATTAATAATGATGGTGGTGATAAGGTAAGCTTTACGGCTCCCAGTGTAGATGGACAAGCCGAAGCCATTGCGATGGCCCAAGCTTACGCCAACATTCACCCCGAAACTATCTCTTATATTGAAGCGCACGGTACAGCCACACCGCTAGGTGACCCGATTGAAATTGAAGCCTTAACCCAAGCATTCCGAGTCCATACAGATGCGAAACAATTTTGTGCGATTGGCTCAGTCAAAAGCAATCTTGGGCATTTAGTAGCAGCCGCTGGGGTAACGGGTTTAATTAAAACTGCGCTCTCGCTGTATCACAAAAAGCTACCCCCAAGCCTGAATTTTACAGCCCCCAACCCCAAGATTGATTTTGCCAATAGCCCCTTCTATGTCAATACCAAACTAGTGGAATGGCCAGAAGGTGAAACTCCGCGCCGTGCTGGTGTGAGTTCCTTTGGTGTGGGTGGGACAAATGCTCATGTAGTTTTGGAAGAAACCCCAGAAATTCAATCTTCTGGTGCTTCTCGCCCACAGCAGCTATTGTTGCTCTCCGCCAAAACAAGTACAGCCTTAGATGCTGCAACCGCCAATTTACAGCAACATCTGCAATATAACGCCGAAGTTAACTTGGCTGATGTTGCCTATACCTTACAGCGTGGACGTAAAGCCTTCAACTATCGCCGCTATGTAGTTTGTCACGATATTACAGATGCGATCGCCTCTCTGCAATCTTTAGACCCCAATCAAGTCAGTACTCGTCATACAGAAATCCGTAATCCCCCTGTTGCTTTCATGTTCCCAGGGCAAGGATCGCAATATGTGAATATGGGATTGAATCTCTACAATCGCGAACCTATATTTCGTGAAGTAGTAGATCGATGTGCGGAAATTCTCAAACCTTTGCTGGGGAGAGATTTACGAGAAATCATGTATCCCGCGCCAGGCGATCGCGAAACTGCGGCTATTTCTTTAAAACAAACCTTCTTTACCCAGCCAGCATTATTCGTGATTGAATACGCCCTAGCGCAACTATGGCAAAGTTGGGGAGTCAAACCCCAAGCCATGATTGGGCATAGTATTGGTGAATTTGTCGCCGCCTGTATTGCGGGTGTATTTAGCTTAGAAGATGCGCTGCTGTTGGTTGCAACTCGCGGGCGCTTAATGTGGGAATTACCGGGAGGAGCCATGCTTTCAGTGCGTCTCCCAGCTAAAGAGGTAGAGCCGCGATTGAGTGCAGAATTAGCGATCGCTGCTATTAACGGCCCTTCCCTATGTGTAGTTGCAGGCCCTACAGAGGCGATCGCATCACTACAACAACAACTAGAAAGCGAAGAAATTGTCTGTCGCTATCTCCATACCTCCCATGCTTTCCACTCCCCAATGATGGATAGCATTGTGGCTCCCTTTGCAGAGGTAGTTGCACAAGTTAAATTATCCGCGCCTCAAATTCCCTTTGTTTCCACAGTTACCGCTAACTGGATTACATCTGAACAAGCCACTGATCCAATGTATTGGGCAAATCATCTGCTCCAGACAGTGAGATTTGCGGAAGGCGTACAAACTCTCTGGGAACAGCCAGAACGGGTACTGCTGGAGGTAGGGCCACGCGCGACAACTGCAACCCTAGCGCGCCAACAAGCAAAAGATATCAAACAACAAATTGCGATCGCATCTCTGGCTGATAACGCTGAGAACGCAGCCGAATGGAATGCATTACTCAAAGCAGTAGGACAACTGTGGTTAGCAGGAGTGACTATCGACTGGAGCAATTTCTATCAAGACGAAACACGCCAGCGAATCCCGCTTCCGACTTATCCCTTTGAACGCCAACGTTTTTGGATTGATCCACTACCCCATCCCAACCGCGCCAAAACTACTCAACCTCCCAATCCCCAAATTTTAGAGAAACCTGCAACTATGTCATCCCCCAAGCAAAAACTTATTCCCCTGCTCAAAGAAGTTCTCGAAGAAACCTCTGGACTAGAAATCGCTGGTTTTGACGACTCGACAACGTTTTTAGAAATGGGGTTAGATTCCCTATCTTTAACTCAAGTTGGGCTAGCGTTAAAGAAAAAATTTAAAGTCAAGGTAACACTCAGACAGTTACTAGAAGTTTGCCCAAATTTAGGAACCTTGGCTGACTTAGTTAATGAAGGTTTGTCTCCAGAAACTGTATCCGCGCTTGGTTTGACAGAAACCGTTGCAGAACCTACTCCCGAAGCACCATTACCGACACCTGTAACTACATCTCCGATAGTGCATCAAGTCCCAACAAATGTATCTGCACCGCAACAAATTGCTGCTCAACCTGTTGTTGCATCCAGTTTCCTAGAAACTGTGATTAATCAGCAGCTACAAATCATGACTCAACAATTGGCGTTACTGGGTAACAACAATTTATCCCTAACAACGCCAGTTGTACCGACAGTATCCACTCCGCAAAATACTGTATCTGTTACCCCTACCCAAACCACCAAAGAAGTAAAACCAACAGTAGAAGCTGAATCCAACGGTGCTAAAAAGGCATTTGGTGCAGCAGCGCGAATTGAAAAAACCCAGAAAACTCTGACAACCGCACAACGCACTTATCTAGATAAATTTATCCAACGATATACAAAACGGACGCAACAATCTAAAGAATATACCCAATCTCATCGCCGTTACTTGGCAGATCCCAGAAGTGTTTCTGGCTTCAACCCCACGATGAAAGAGATGGTTTACCCAATTGTGGTATCTCGTTCATCAGGTTCTAAACTTTGGGACATTGACGGTAACGAATATGTTGATTTAAGCAATGGTTTTGGTTTGAATTTATTTGGTTGGTCACCAGCTTTTATTACCGAAGCAATTGAAGCCCAACTGAAACTTGGTATGGAAATCGGCCCCCAAACTCCTTTAGTGGGAGAAGTCGCAAAGTTGATGTGTGAATTGACCAACTTTGACCGCGCCGCTTTTTGTAACACAGGTTCAGAAGCCGTTTTAGGGGCGATGCGGTTAGCGCGGACAATCACAGGCCGTAACTTAATCGCCATCTTTTCGGGAGCCTATCACGGCATTTTAGATGAAGTCATTGTTCGCGGTAGCAAGCAACTGCGGTCAATTCCCGCCGCGCCTGGTATTCCCCCAGAAAAAGTAGAGAATATTTTGGTACTGGATTATGATTCACCCGAATCTTTAGAAATCCTCAAAAGTCGGGCTGATGAATTAGCTGGGGTGATGGTGGAATCTGTACAAAGCCGCCGCCCAGAATACCAACCCAAGGAATTCTTGCAGCAATTGCGTGAGTTTACTGAAGAGGCTGATATTGCTCTCATCTTTGATGAAATCGTCACAGGATTTAGAATTCATCCCGGTGGCGCACAAGCTCACTTCGGTATTAAAGCTGACATTGCCACCTACGGTAAGATAGTCGGCGGTGGGCTACCGATTGGAGTCATTGCTGGGACATCAAAATATATGGATGCTCTCGATGGTGGCTTTTGGCAGTATGGTGATGATTCAGTTCCAGAGGTTGGTGTCACTTACTTTGCCGGTACTTTCGTCCGCCATCCCCTAGCACTAGCAGCCGCAAAAGCAGTACTGCAACATTTAAAGCAGAGTGGCCCCAGCTTACAGCAAAATCTCAATGCTAGAACCGATAAGTTTGTAGCAGAAATAATGAGATGTTTCCAACAAGTAAATGCACCCTTCACAGCCTATAATTTCGGTTCCCTATTCATGGTGAAACCTGCGCCAGAGTTCATATATGGAGATTTGTTCTTTTACTTGATGCGGGAAAAGGGAGTACATATTTGGGATCACCGTCCTTGCTTCCTCACCACCGCCCATTCGGAAGCTGATTTGGCTTTCGTGATGACGGCTTTTAAAGAGAGTCTTGCTGAAATGCAAGCTGCTGGCTTCTTTGCTACACCTGCTGAAGAAGTCACAACCCGCAGCCAAAATGAAGTTGTCGTTACCAATAACAGCCTCCGCAATCGTCCTCCCCAGCCTGGTGCAAAATTAGGACGCGATCCGCAAGGTAACCCCTCTTGGTATATCCCCGATCCTGAGCGTCCTGGGAAATATTTACAAGTCGCCGGTGTTTCCTAA
- a CDS encoding acyltransferase family protein → MYKHINSLTSLRGIAALVVVIHHFSYYTLPKIGSTLSTYSNFFHNGYLWVDFFFILSGFIMTHVYARDFSAKLNSANYRSYLLSRFARIYPLHIFILSLFIGLEILKACLIHHSVFTGKFNLTALFANVFLLQAFDLNCPPLFWCNTYWNEPAWSISVEFVIYCIFPFLLFFILRNNYKNDLLMYISSLLGILLLITFTRGNLDSIIGVPAIARCGLECVLGIITYKVYRRGHYQKYFNLNLLAIIAITWIMLIMHNYWHHWRSLHDWLILPGFSLLILAVAVNNKGMISKFLNSQLMLYLGTISYSVYLVHWFIQEIIKFVWSYEFNEIFGQSFTRLENFLALGVFLMITLLVASLTYKFVEVPMRHYLKSKLLANQY, encoded by the coding sequence ATGTATAAACACATTAATTCGCTTACTTCTCTGCGGGGTATTGCAGCTTTAGTTGTTGTTATCCATCATTTCTCTTACTACACATTACCTAAAATTGGTTCCACATTATCAACATATAGCAATTTTTTTCATAATGGATATTTGTGGGTAGACTTTTTCTTTATCTTGAGTGGTTTCATCATGACCCACGTTTATGCTAGAGATTTTTCTGCAAAATTGAATTCAGCTAACTATCGCTCATACTTACTTTCGCGGTTTGCCAGAATTTATCCTCTACATATATTCATTTTGTCTTTATTTATTGGATTAGAAATTTTAAAAGCCTGTTTAATTCATCATTCTGTGTTCACGGGGAAGTTTAACTTAACAGCCTTGTTTGCCAATGTTTTTCTTCTCCAAGCCTTTGACCTCAATTGCCCGCCTCTATTTTGGTGTAATACTTATTGGAATGAGCCTGCTTGGTCAATTAGTGTTGAGTTTGTAATTTACTGTATATTTCCATTTTTATTATTCTTTATATTAAGAAACAATTATAAAAATGATTTGCTGATGTATATTTCTAGTCTCTTGGGTATATTATTATTAATTACTTTTACTCGTGGGAATTTAGATAGTATTATTGGCGTACCTGCGATAGCTAGATGCGGACTAGAATGTGTACTTGGCATTATCACTTACAAAGTCTATCGTCGAGGTCATTATCAAAAGTATTTTAATCTCAATTTATTAGCAATCATAGCTATAACTTGGATAATGTTAATTATGCATAATTACTGGCATCATTGGCGGAGCCTTCATGATTGGCTAATTTTACCAGGGTTTTCTTTACTTATTTTGGCTGTAGCTGTCAATAACAAAGGGATGATATCAAAATTTTTAAATTCACAGCTAATGCTCTATCTTGGGACAATATCTTACTCAGTTTATCTGGTTCATTGGTTTATTCAAGAAATAATTAAATTTGTCTGGTCTTATGAATTTAACGAAATTTTTGGGCAAAGTTTTACTAGGTTAGAAAACTTCCTCGCTCTAGGAGTATTTTTGATGATTACTTTATTAGTAGCATCACTAACATATAAATTTGTAGAGGTTCCTATGCGTCATTATTTAAAGTCAAAACTTTTAGCTAACCAGTATTGA